CGCACCACATCGCCGAGCGCTACGGGCTGCTCGTCATCATCACCCTCGGCGAGGTGATCCTCGGCACCGCGACGACGATCAGCGCGGTCGTGCACGAGCACGGCTGGAGTCTCGACGCCGCGCTCGTCGGCTTCGCGGGCACCGCCCTCGCCTTCGCGCTGTGGTGGGTGTACTTCATGATCCCGTCCGGCCCCGTGCTCGCCCGCTACCGAGAGCGCGCATGGGTGTGGGGCTACGGGCACCTCGTCGTGTTCGGCGCGCTCGTGGCGACGGGCGCGGGTCTGGATGTCGCGGCGATGGCCACGGAGGGCGAGAGCGAGCTGGGCGCGGTCGAGGTGGCGGGCGCGGTGATCATCCCGGTCGCCGTGCTGCTGCTGGCGTTCTTCACGCTCTACTCGCTGCTGCTGTCGGCGTTCGACCCGTTCCACGTGCTGCTCTTCGGGCTCGCCTTCGTGCTGCTCGCGGCCGCCCTCGCCGCGGCCGCCGCGGGCGCACCGCTCAGCGTGTGGCTGGGCCTCGTGGTGCTCGCGCCGACCGTCACGATCGTCGGCTACGAGACGATCGGCCATCGCCACCAGGCGGCGCGGCTGGCGCAACTGCTCGCCTGAGCCGCCTCGCGCGCGTCAGTCGAGCTCGCGCCGCATGACACTGCGTCGCAGTGTGGGATGCGACACCTCGCGGAAACCGGCCGCCGCGAAGATGCTGGGCGTTCCGACGAACAGCTCGCCCCAGACCTCCTCCTTGCCGGGCGCGAGCTGCTTGGGGTAGCCCTCGATCGCGCGCGCCCCCCGCTCGCGTGCGAAGTCGACGGATGCCGCGGCGAGCGCCCCGCTCACCCCGCGCCGCCGGAACCCCGCGCGCACGGCGAAGCAGACGACGGCCCAGACATCCGCATCGCCCCGATCCTCCGCGCGCCCCGTCCACGGCACGCGCAAGGTCGCCAGCCGGGGGTACGAGGTGCGCGGCCCGACCGCGCACCATCCGACCGGCTCGTCGTCGATGAAGGCCACGATGCCGCTCGTGGTGCGCGCATCGGGATGCCCGCAGGCCGCCTCCTCGCGCAGACGCGCCGCACGCTCCTCGCGCGGCATCTCCGAATACTCGCGCCCCGTCACCCGGAACCACCGGCACTGGCATGCCGCCGCCTCACCGCCCTGCAGGAACACGGTCTGCAGCTGGTCCCAGCTGACCTGGTTGGCCGGCACGACCCGGATCTCACCGCTCATGGCGGCATCCTGTCACCGGCCGCCGACGCCCGCCAGGGTCGCTACTGCAGGGTGACCGGGTTGACGATGTCGGCGTAGATGAGCAGCGCGCTCGAGACCGCGAGGATGCCCACGATGACCATGGTGAGCGGCAGGAGCTTCGCGATGTCGACGGGGCCGGGATCGGGACGGCCGAAGAGCTTCGCGAAGCGTCGCCGGATCGCCTCCCACAGGGCGCCCGCGACGTGACCACCGTCGAGGGGCAGCAGCGGGATGAGGTTGAACACGAACAGCGCCACGTTGAGCGCCGCGAGCATCTGGATGAGGGTCGCCGCGCGGTCCGCGACGGGGGCGGCGTCGAGGGCGGTGATCTCGCCCGCGAGGCGTCCGACGCCGACGACGCTGATGGGGCCGTTGGGGTCGCGCTCGTCGCCGCCGAACGCGGCCTGCGCCACCTGCACGAGCCGCTGCGGCAACGTCACGACGATCTGGCCCACGCGCACCGAGTTGTCCCACACGGCGGGGATCACCGCCGTCACCGGCTGCTGCACCTTCTCGGTCGCCGGGGCGATGCCCACGAAACCGACGTCCTGCGTGACCGTCGCGCCGTCCTCGTCGGTCACGGGCCGGCCGTTCTCGTCGACGACGGGCCGCTCGGAGAGGATGGGCGTCACCTCGAGGGTCTGCTCGGCCCCGTCGCGCTCGACGACGACCGCGAGCGCCGTCTCCGGGCTCGTGCGGATGATCGAGGTGGCCTGCTCCCAGCTGGTGATCTCCGTCCCGTCGATCGACACGATCCGATCCCCCGGCTTGAGGCCCGCGGCCGCCCCCGGCGAGACGGGGTCGTCGGGGCCGCACTCGGTCTGGCCGGCGGTCGTGGCGACGCACGCGTTGACGCTTCCGAGCGTGGTCGAGTACTGCGGGATCCCGAAGCCGCACAGCACGACGCCGTAGAGCACGATCGCGATGAGCAGGTTCATCACGGGGCCGCCGAGCATGATCACGATCCGCTTGTGCACGGGCAGCTTGTAGAAGACGCGATCCTCGGCGCCCGGGGTGACGGTCTCGGCCGACTGCTCGCGGGCGTCCTGGATGAGCATGTCGAAGAAGCCCGTGTTGGCCGTGCGGGCCGCACCGCCACCCTTCGCGGGCGGGTACATGCCGGCCATCGAGATGTAGCCGCCGAGCGGGATGGCCTTCACGCCGTACTCGGTCTCACCCCTCCTCCGCGAGAACAGGGTGGGTCCGAAGCCGATCATGTACTGGCCGACCTTGACCTTGAACAGCTTCGCCGGCACCAGGTGCCCGAGCTCGTGCAATCCGATCGACAGCGCGAGACCGACGACGACGATCACGATGCCGAGCACGTAGAGGAGCACGGTTTCCACCGCGCCAGGTTAGGGCCTCGCGGCTGTGAGCGCGCCGACCGTCGCCGGGCGGCGCCGGCTCAGTAGCCGCGGGCGCGGATCCGGCGGGTCCGCTTGCGGCGGGTGCTGAGCCCCATGAGCACGAGCACGACCACCACGAGCACCCCGAACCCGAACAGCAGCATCCCGAAGGGGATGCCGAGCAGCTGCACCGGCCGCACCTCCTCGACCACCGGGCGGTAGTCGCGCCGTTCCCCCGTCGAGCTGAGCACGAGATCCCCGCTGATCTGGGATGAGGGATTGGCGAAGTACGCCTCGAGCACCGTGAGGTACGAGCCGAGGGACACCAGGCGCGGGTTGTCGACCGGACCCGCCCAGGTGACGGAGCCGGGGAAGGGCGAGCCGTCGGCGAACTCGGCCTGCATCCCGTCGTCGCCGAACAGGTACAGCCGCACCGTCTGCGGACTCGATGCCGCCTGCGAGAGCAGCAGCGGATACACGGGCGCGGCCACCGGGAACTCGATCCGGACGGGGTCGAGCGCCCCGGCGAGCGGCTCCTCACCGCTCAGTTTGAGCGCCGAGAACGACCACCCGCGTGCCACGTAGTCGCCGAGCAGCGCCTGCACGGCGGGGTCGATGATGTATCCGTTCGCGCCGAGCCAGGCGGCAAGCCCTGCCGCGTCGGATGCCGCGAGGGTGACTCCCTGCACGGGGCCCAGGTCGACCTCGCTGAGGACCACGGGTTCACCTCCCGCGGCGCCCCCCACATCGATGCCCCACCAGTCCTCCCGCACCTCGCGCTGCGGTGCGGTCTGCCGTTCGACGGCGTCGAACAGCCCGCGTTCGCCGAGGGACACGGTCGCCGGGGCCGGGGTCGGCACGATGAGGCCCGTGTCGGGGCTCTCCGCGAGCATGTCGAGCACGAGGTCGATCCGCTCGACGCCCGCGCTGTAGGTGACGATCGCGTGCTCCTCGCCGACCGAGACGTGCACGCCGTCAGGCGGCGCCGCGGCGCCGCACGCGCACGCGGCGGCCGGCTGGGCGATCCCGAGGGCCGTCAGCCCCGCGGCGACGAGCAGCGCCGCGAGCGACCCGGAGAGCGCCCGGCGGGTCATCCGTTCACGCCCCCGGCGAGCAGCCGATCGGCCTCGTCACGGGCCCACGCTTCAGCGGCCAGCACGCCTTCCAGGGTGACAGGCCCGGGCCGGTGCGCGTCGACGACCCGCCGGATGGTCTCGACGATCCCCAGGAAGGGCACGCGGTGCGCGTGGAAGGCGTCGACGGCCTGTTCGTTGGCGGCGTTGTAGACCGCCGGATAGGTGCCGCCCAGCGCGCCGACGCGGCGCGCGAGGGCGACCGCGGGGAAGGTCTCGTCGTCGAGCGGCTCGAAGTCCCACCGCTGCGCGCGGGTCCAGTCGAGCGGCGCGCCGGCGTCGGGCACGCGATGCGGCCAGTCGAGTGCCAGCGAGATCGGAAGGCGCATGTCGGGCGGCGACGCCTGGGCGATCGTGGATCCGTCGGCGAACTCGACCATCGAGTGCACGATGGACTGCGGGTGCACGACGACGTCGATCCGGTCGTAGTCGATGCCGAACAGCAGGTGGGCCTCGATCACCTCGAGCCCCTTGTTGACGAGGGTCGCCGAGTTCGTGGTGACCACCCGGCCCATGTTCCAGGTGGGATGCGCGAGGGCGTCCTCCGGTCGCACCCTGGCGAGCTGTTCGCGCGTGCGCCCGCGGAAGGGCCCCCCGGACGCCGTCACGACGAGCCGCCGCACCTCGCCGCGCTCCCCCGCGCGCAGCGCCTGCGCGAGCGCGGAATGCTCCGAGTCCACCGGCACGATCTGCCCGGGAGCGGCCGCGGCGAGCACAAGCTCGCCGCCGACGATGAGGCTCTCCTTGTTGGCGAGGGCGAGGCTCGCGCCGGATCGGAGCACCGCGAGGGTCGCCGCGAGCCCGACCGAGCCCGTGATGCCGTTGACGACCACATCCGCGGGAACGTCGTGGACGAGTGCCACCGCCTCGTCGATCCCGAGAGCGGTGCGCGCGACCCCCGCCTCGCGCGCCTGCCGGGCGAGGGCGTCCGCGTTGCTCCCCGCGGCGATCCCCACGAGCTCGAAGCGGTCGGGGTTCGCCGCGATCACCTCGAGCGCCTGCACGCCGATCGAACCCGTGGAGCCGAGCACGAGTACGCGACGACGGGTCATGTTCCGAGCCTAGCCAGCACGCCGCGGAACCGGCGCGGCGACTCTCAGTTCCCGGGGGATGCCGCGAGCACGTCGACGACGAAGATGAGCGTCTTGCCCGCGAGCTGGTTGGTGTTCGCGTCGCTCGCCTCGCCGTAGCCGTCCTTGGGCGGGATCACCACGATGAACTGCGAGCCCACCGTCTGGCCGACGAGAGCGTTCGTGAACCCGGTGATGAAGCCGCTCGCCGAGCCGCTGTACGGGCCGCGGCCCCAGGTCTGATCGAAGATCTCGCCCGTCTCGGCGTCGACGCCCTGGTACTGGATCCAGATGGTGTCGGTGGCCTGCACCTCGGCACCGGCACCCCGGATGAGCACCGCGGAGGCGGTCTCGGTGGGCAGCGCGAAGTCCTGCGGGATCGTGATCGTCGGGGTCCCGTCCTCGGCGAGGTCCACCGCCGGGAAGCCCGCGGGAGCCTCCTGCTGCTCGCCGATCGCGCGCGCCGGGATGATCTCGAGCACGTCGATCACGAACACCACCGGCTCACCGGGCGCGATGCCGAGGTTGCTGAGCCCCTGGTCGCCGAAGGCGTCCGCGGCGGGCACGGCGCCCACCACGCGGGAGCCGACGGGGGTGCACACGATCGACTTCACGAGGCCCGGGAGGAGCTGGATCGGGTCGAGCACGAGGCGCGCCGGCTCGCCCTCCGCGTAGCCCGTCGTCGTGAGGAGCTCGCCGTTCGCGCCGTTGTACAGGGTGAAGTCGACCGAGACGATCGCGCCCTTGGGCACCGCGTCGCCGTCGCCCTCGATGACGACGGTGCGCTGCGTCGCGTCGAGCTCGAGCGGGGCGTCGAAGTCGACGGTCGGCGCGGAGCCCAGCTCACCCGTGACGTCGATCGACTCGGACACCGAACCCGAGGAAGCGCACTCCGCGGCGACAGGCGCATCCGTCTTCTCGGGCTCGGGGGTGGTCGCGGAGCAACCGACGAGGGCGACCGCGAGCGCAGCGACGGTCAGGGCGGGAAGGGCGCGGGGCACGGAGGACTCCTCGAAGGCTGTGGGGGAAGAGTCCCATCCTGCCGTATCGATCCTTGGTATCCGGTGAACGGTTCCCGCAGGTACCGCGACCTAGACTCGACGGCATGGTCTTCAGCGTGCCCCAGGAGCGCAAGCTCGTCACGGAACTGCCCGGCCCGCGCTCCCGTGAGCTTCAGGAGCGTCGCGTCGCGAGCGTCTCGCGCGGGGCGGGCACGCTCGCCAACATCTACATGGATCACGGCGCCGGCGCGATCCTCGTGGATGTCGACGGCAACCAGCTCATCGACCTCGGCTGCGGGATCGGCGTCACCACGATCGGCCACGCCCACCCCGAGGTCGCGGCCGCCGTCGCCGAGCAGGCCGCCAAGCTCACCCACACGCTCTTCACGGTCACGCCGTACGAGAACTACATCCGGGTGGCCGAGAAGCTCGCCCAGATCACCCCGGGCGACTTCGAGAAGCACAGCATCCTCGTGAACTCGGGGGCGGAGGCCGTCGAGAACGCCGTCAAGATCGCCCGCCGCTTCACGGGGCGGCGCGCGATCGTGAGCCTCGACCACGCCTTCCACGGCCGCACCAACCTGACGATGGCGATGACCTACCGGCCGTGGCCCGAGCGCGCCGGCATGGGGCCGTTCCCCGGCGAGCTGTACTCGGTGCCGATCTCGTACCCGTTCCGCGACGGGCTCAGCGGCGAGGAGGCGGCCGCGAAGACGATCGACTACATCGAGACCCACATCGGGGCGACCGAGGTGGCGGCGTTCTTCGCCGAGCCGATCCAGGGCGACGGCGGGATCATCATCCCGGCGCCCGGCTACTTCGCGGCCATCAAGCGGTTCTGCGAGGAGAACGGCATCGTCTTCGTCGCCGATGAGATCCAGGCCGGCATCGCCCGCACGGGTGCGTGGTACTCGATCGAGCACCACGGGGTCGTGCCCGACCTCGTGACGAGCGCCAAGGGCATCGCGGGGGGTCTGCCGCTCGCCGCCGTCACGGGCCGCGCGGACATCATGGATGCCGTGCAGCCGGGCGGTATCGGGGGCACCTTCGGCGGCAACCCGGTGTCGACCGCGGCCGCCCTCAAGGTGTTCGAGATCATCGAGCGCGACGACCTCATCGGCGAGGCGCAGCGCGTCGAGCGGGCCATCACCGCCCGGATCGGCGACTGGCCGGAACGCTTCGGCGTGGTCGGCGAGGTGCGCGGCAAGGGCGCCATGTTCGGCATCGAGCTCGTCGAGCCGGGCACCACCACCCCGAACCCCGCCGCGCTCACGACCGTGCTGCGGCACGCGACCGCCCACGGCGTCATCCCCCTCGACGCCGGCTCGTGGGACTCCGTGCTGCGGCTGCTGCCGAGCGTCGTCATCAGCGAGGAGCTCATCGACGACGCCGCGGGCGTGCTCGAGACCGCGCTCGCGACCCTCTGAGCCGCCCGTGAGCTGGCCGCCCGACCCGCCCGGAACCCCGGTCGACCCGTTCCCGCCCGGGGCGGGCTGGGCGAGCGAGCGCACACCGACCGCCCCGGTGCCGGCGGCGGCCCAGTACCGACCGCGGGTGCGACGCGGGCACGGCGTCGGCCGGTGGGTCGGGGGGATCCTCGTCGCGCTGCTCGTGGTCGGACTCGTGGCGGCGGCACCCTGGGACGCCGGGCGCCGGCAGGCGTACGCCGACCAATGGGTGGTCTGGACGCAACCGCCGAGCGCGCAGATCTCGGAGCTCGCCGCGTCGCTCGCGCTCACCGAGGACGGGCGGCGCGTGTTCTTCGCGAGCCGCCCGCGGATCGAGCAGGCGAACGAGTTCCAGGCGCACTGCGACATCGAGGCGACGATCGTGCTGGGCTGCTACTACCGCGGGCGGATCTACGTGTACGACGTCACCGATGAGCGCCTCGCGGGCACGATCGAGGTGACGGCCGCCCACGAACTGCTGCATGCCGTCCACGACCGGCTCAGCCCGGAGGAGACCGCGCGCATCGACGCGCTCGTGAGCGACGTCGTCGCCACCCTTCCCGACACGGATCCGAACCTGGCGGTCGTCGCGAGCTACCCGGAGGATCAGCGCCTCGACGAGTGGCACTCCCGGCTCGGCACCGAGTACGCACAGCTCCCGGCCGCCTTGGAGCAGCACTACGCGCAGGTGTTCA
The Protaetiibacter larvae DNA segment above includes these coding regions:
- a CDS encoding DUF2330 domain-containing protein, which codes for MTRRALSGSLAALLVAAGLTALGIAQPAAACACGAAAPPDGVHVSVGEEHAIVTYSAGVERIDLVLDMLAESPDTGLIVPTPAPATVSLGERGLFDAVERQTAPQREVREDWWGIDVGGAAGGEPVVLSEVDLGPVQGVTLAASDAAGLAAWLGANGYIIDPAVQALLGDYVARGWSFSALKLSGEEPLAGALDPVRIEFPVAAPVYPLLLSQAASSPQTVRLYLFGDDGMQAEFADGSPFPGSVTWAGPVDNPRLVSLGSYLTVLEAYFANPSSQISGDLVLSSTGERRDYRPVVEEVRPVQLLGIPFGMLLFGFGVLVVVVLVLMGLSTRRKRTRRIRARGY
- a CDS encoding M50 family metallopeptidase, coding for METVLLYVLGIVIVVVGLALSIGLHELGHLVPAKLFKVKVGQYMIGFGPTLFSRRRGETEYGVKAIPLGGYISMAGMYPPAKGGGAARTANTGFFDMLIQDAREQSAETVTPGAEDRVFYKLPVHKRIVIMLGGPVMNLLIAIVLYGVVLCGFGIPQYSTTLGSVNACVATTAGQTECGPDDPVSPGAAAGLKPGDRIVSIDGTEITSWEQATSIIRTSPETALAVVVERDGAEQTLEVTPILSERPVVDENGRPVTDEDGATVTQDVGFVGIAPATEKVQQPVTAVIPAVWDNSVRVGQIVVTLPQRLVQVAQAAFGGDERDPNGPISVVGVGRLAGEITALDAAPVADRAATLIQMLAALNVALFVFNLIPLLPLDGGHVAGALWEAIRRRFAKLFGRPDPGPVDIAKLLPLTMVIVGILAVSSALLIYADIVNPVTLQ
- a CDS encoding aminotransferase class III-fold pyridoxal phosphate-dependent enzyme — translated: MVFSVPQERKLVTELPGPRSRELQERRVASVSRGAGTLANIYMDHGAGAILVDVDGNQLIDLGCGIGVTTIGHAHPEVAAAVAEQAAKLTHTLFTVTPYENYIRVAEKLAQITPGDFEKHSILVNSGAEAVENAVKIARRFTGRRAIVSLDHAFHGRTNLTMAMTYRPWPERAGMGPFPGELYSVPISYPFRDGLSGEEAAAKTIDYIETHIGATEVAAFFAEPIQGDGGIIIPAPGYFAAIKRFCEENGIVFVADEIQAGIARTGAWYSIEHHGVVPDLVTSAKGIAGGLPLAAVTGRADIMDAVQPGGIGGTFGGNPVSTAAALKVFEIIERDDLIGEAQRVERAITARIGDWPERFGVVGEVRGKGAMFGIELVEPGTTTPNPAALTTVLRHATAHGVIPLDAGSWDSVLRLLPSVVISEELIDDAAGVLETALATL
- a CDS encoding FKBP-type peptidyl-prolyl cis-trans isomerase, which translates into the protein MPRALPALTVAALAVALVGCSATTPEPEKTDAPVAAECASSGSVSESIDVTGELGSAPTVDFDAPLELDATQRTVVIEGDGDAVPKGAIVSVDFTLYNGANGELLTTTGYAEGEPARLVLDPIQLLPGLVKSIVCTPVGSRVVGAVPAADAFGDQGLSNLGIAPGEPVVFVIDVLEIIPARAIGEQQEAPAGFPAVDLAEDGTPTITIPQDFALPTETASAVLIRGAGAEVQATDTIWIQYQGVDAETGEIFDQTWGRGPYSGSASGFITGFTNALVGQTVGSQFIVVIPPKDGYGEASDANTNQLAGKTLIFVVDVLAASPGN
- a CDS encoding GNAT family N-acetyltransferase, yielding MSGEIRVVPANQVSWDQLQTVFLQGGEAAACQCRWFRVTGREYSEMPREERAARLREEAACGHPDARTTSGIVAFIDDEPVGWCAVGPRTSYPRLATLRVPWTGRAEDRGDADVWAVVCFAVRAGFRRRGVSGALAAASVDFARERGARAIEGYPKQLAPGKEEVWGELFVGTPSIFAAAGFREVSHPTLRRSVMRRELD
- the dxr gene encoding 1-deoxy-D-xylulose-5-phosphate reductoisomerase; the protein is MTRRRVLVLGSTGSIGVQALEVIAANPDRFELVGIAAGSNADALARQAREAGVARTALGIDEAVALVHDVPADVVVNGITGSVGLAATLAVLRSGASLALANKESLIVGGELVLAAAAPGQIVPVDSEHSALAQALRAGERGEVRRLVVTASGGPFRGRTREQLARVRPEDALAHPTWNMGRVVTTNSATLVNKGLEVIEAHLLFGIDYDRIDVVVHPQSIVHSMVEFADGSTIAQASPPDMRLPISLALDWPHRVPDAGAPLDWTRAQRWDFEPLDDETFPAVALARRVGALGGTYPAVYNAANEQAVDAFHAHRVPFLGIVETIRRVVDAHRPGPVTLEGVLAAEAWARDEADRLLAGGVNG